The genomic window CAGCCTGATTCAGCCAGAGTAACCAGATATCAGGACTCAACAAAGTATCGATACTATTCCATATTGTGATAGGTAAATGCTTTTCATGTGTAATGTGTAACTATACACAGCAGAAATAAATGTGGTAGTGTGAACTCTTAAACTACGGCAATAAAATGTAATTACCGTATTTTAGTTGATGTCTCGTAGAAAAAGGCACAGGAAAAAATTTATGCCACTTCAGTTTGGAATTTGGTCGCCGGTCTGTGGTGGATGGTTGCGAGTTGTCAACCATGAAGCTAATTTATCCACGCAAGATTTGGTAAAGCTGGCAGTTCAGGCAGACGAGTTAGGTTATCACTTCTATTACATTCCTGAACATTACTTGAATGCAGTTCATGGCCCTAACTATAATGTGACTGATGCTTGGGTTACAGCAGCTTTAACAAGTTTGAATACCAAGAATATCAAGATTGTCGCAGCTGTACAACCTGGTTTTAAACTACCTGCGGTCGTTGCCAAGCTGAGTGCAGACATTCAAAATCAACTCAGTAATGGTAGATTTGCTCTGAGTGGTATTGCAGGTTGGTGGAAATTAGAAGTAGAAAGCTATGGAGATATCTGGTTACCGCACAGCGATCGCTACGCGCGATTAGAAGAATATATTGATGTAATCAAGGGGCTGTGGACAGTTGAAGCTTTTAATTATGTTGGTAAATACTACACGATCGCAGGTGGTATTCTCTCCGATAAGCCTACACCAACACCACCGATTTTCATTGCTGGTGAATCAGACCGGGCGATTGACCTAGCGGCGCGTCAGGGAGATTATTTATTTATCAATGCTGATCATCCTGAAAAAACAGCAGCATTGGTGCAGAAAGTGAAAAGATTGGCTAGCGATCGCTACCAGCGCCAGATTAAAGTAGCAATGAGTGCGTTTGCGATCGTTCGTGAACATACCGCCGAAGCTGAAGCCAGATTATCAGCGATTTATCGTTCTGCCGATCAGCAGCAGATCAAATATTTTCAAGAGCAAATCGATCCTAACGTAGTTGCCCACAACAAACTTGATATCAGTCAAACCATTGAAGCCAATCTAGGTTTATCTGCTCAACTCGTTGGCGATCGCTATACTGTTATTCAACGCCTGAAAGAATACGAAGCAGTTGGCGTTGACTTAATAGTACTCAAATTTGAATCTATGTTAGAAGATACTATTCGCTTCCATAAACTAGTGATTTCCGAATATACACAGCAGAACAGCTTAATTGCCTTGTAATTAAAAATCTTGCTTTACTTAGTATGAATAAGATTAAACTCGAAGACATTACCCTAAACCACATCAAAATTTTAAAAGCAGTAGATGACTGTGGTAGCTTCTCTAAAGCAGGACAAAAACTAGGGTATAGTCAGGCATTAATTAGTAAAAAAGTCAAGCAAATAGAGGATTATTTCGGAGTAGTTCTTTTAAATCGCTCTCCTGGCTCTATATGCTTGACTAATAAAGGCAAAAAATTGATTTCTCAGACACTTAATCTAGTAGAAACTGTAGAAAATCTGCAAGAAGAATTTCAGGCAACATTTAGCACTGAGGGCGAAGATTTGATATTGGGGGCTACTAATTTAATTTTAGAAGTCTGGCTCAAACAATATTTACAGCGATTTCAGCTTTGTTTTCCAGGGAGAAATATTAAAGAGATTGCGGTTCAGAATAGCATATTTTTCTCAAATTCTCAACTTATAGAGATGGATCTCTTGCTCAATAGTTGCTCTGGATATAAGGAAAAACACCACTGTACTAGATTAACAACTCATAAAATGCTGCTTGTTTCCTTTGGGGCAAATAAGCATCTCAATAAGCATAGTTTAATTAAAATCAATGATATTGATCTACCTGATGTTGTACTTTTAGATGCGGTTCATCAGGAACTATCTAAAAATGAATTTATGATGAACAAATTAAGTAGTGTAAAGGTGCTATATAGTTATCAAGATGTACTAAAATATGCTTCAGAAAATCAAAAATTAACGATTGTACCTGACTTTTGTCAAGCTGATATAATATCTAAATACAAAGCATTAACTCTGACTATTCAAGATGTTAATGAATATGGGATTTATCTTCATGTTCCTCACTTTAGTGAGTTGTTGATATCCGCAGAGAGTTTGGTGAGAAGTTTTAGACTCGATCGGGATAACTTGGAAAGTTTGCCTAATGTGAATCTTATTTTAGGTAGCTGTTCTTCCAAAGAAGAAAATGTTTTGAGGATAGGTATTCAAAGGGATTCCATCGGACAGTTCATTGCTGGGTATGGGACTAAATATATTTCTGATTTACAAAGAGCATCCTCATCACTTGAACAACCTATTTTCAAAAATATTGAAATTAATCGAGATTTCGAGTTACAAATTCTGCCGTTCGCCTCTGGGGAACAAATGAATCGACAGATGAAACGGGGAGAACTGGATATTTGTATTTTAGATGATATTTCTCTCTTGAATAATGGTAGCCAATTCTTTGATGATTTAAGTTTTGGTTCTAAATTAATTGGGATTGCTTCGTATAATCTTTTGGGTGAGGATATTAACATTATTCTCCCTAAAGATTCTTCTATAAATACTATTCAAGAGCTTAAAGGGAAACGAATTTCCACCTTATTTGGTTCAAATGCTCACAGGTTCATCATTACTCTATTTGACCTCTATGATATGGATGTCAGTAAAGATTGCAGATTAGTGAATGAAGATCCTCGCAAAGCAAGCAAGAGTTTAGCAAATAAAACTATAGATGCTTATGTGTGTTGTCACACTTTTGCCTCAATTTTAGAAGGATATGCTTTTGTCAGAAAGCTGCCTTTATCTCAGACGGTTAGTTTAAGAATTCCATCAATCAGAGGAATTGTCTGTCGCTCACAGTTCATTAAAGAAAACCCTAAAATTGTCGTTGCTTATTTACATGATTTAGTCGTTGCTAACTATTGGTTTAATTCATCTCCAATGAATGCGGCAGATTTATTAACTAAAGTAACTGATGTGAGAAAAACTCAAGTAAATCAGTTTTTTAATCCTGTCTTTGGTAACCGCATCGATCCGACGCTCAAACCTCAATGGTCTTGGTTGCTGAAAACTTTAAATCGCAGGTTGGAAGGAAAATATGGCATTTCCCTGTTTGATGTAGATTTTTGGATAGATGATTATTTCTTGAGGCTTGTCTACAATCTGCTGAATCTAGATTATCATTTTCATCAAGTTTCTTTTGCCAGTGAATTTTCTAGCAGCTATTTTGTCGAGGAACAGTTTAGCCGACACATGAAAGTTCTCTATAATAAATACGATCTGTTGCTACAAGATTCAATGGCGATCGCTCCCCAGTCAAAGCCAAACCAGTAATTTGGGTTCGTGATGTATGCGATCGCAGTAATTGAACTCACGTTATATTAACAATTTTCTAGGAATAGGCAGAGGTTGATGTTTAAGGAACTCATGAGGTATTATCAAGCTCTGATGTCTCTTGCTTCAGTAAATCAATATACTTAGTCTCTACAAGAAAACATTTACTAAGGAGCTACGAAAAATATTTCAACTTTTGTTTGCTCTATTTTCTTGTATTACATGAATAATCGATGGCACTAAAGAAATAACTATAATTAATCCAATAATCGGTAACAAATACTTATCTACCTGTTCAGGTGGCAGAGATTTTCCTAAGAAAAACCCTAAGATGGTGATGCCGAATGTCCAAAGAAAGCCACCGACTAAGTTGTAAGACATAAATGTGCGATAATGCATCGCACCAATCCCAGCCACAATCGGCGCGAAAGTCCGTACAATGGGTAAAAAACGTGCTAAAACAATCGTTTTTTTACCGTGCTGTTCATAAAAGTTTTGGGTTTTAACAAGATGTTTTTTATGAAACAACCATGAATCTTCTTTTGAAAATAGTCTTCTGCCAAATTTATGCCCAGTAAAATAGCCAACATTGTCACCTAAGACTGCACAAATAAAAGCACCAAAAATCAGAACCCAAATGTTCAGTAAATTCTGAGATGCGACAAATCCAGCAGTGAACAATAAACTATCTCCAGGCAGAAAAAAACCAATTAACAAGCCAGATTCAGCAAAGACAATTGCCCATACCCCAAGATAGCCAATTGATTTAACCAGTTGTGGTAAATCCAGATGCATAGAATTTCTTACCTTTCAACAATAGATCCACCACATCTTAACGTTTAGCAATTTTCCTGAATAAAAAGTAATATTAAATTTACGTAAAGTTATTGTGTAATCTTGGGAAATGTAATTATAGATAGCATATTTTATGTTATGGGTGCAAAATGCAAAGATATTTGAAAGTATTAAGACTATTTTGGACTGCTGCGATCGCAGCAGAATTAGAGTATCGGATTAACTTTTTCATAGCTACCCTCAGCAGCTTGGGAAATCTTGTCGGCAGCCTCTTTGGACTATTCTTGTTTTACCGCACTGGCTACACTTTTAGTGGTTGGTCATGGGAAGCAGCTTTAGTAGTTCTCGGAATTTTTACCTTACTACAAGGATTTTCTGCTACTTTTCTGGCGTCGAACTTGAATCGCATTGTCCGCCATGTCCAAGAAGGCACTTTGGACTTTATATTATTAAAACCTATCCGCAGTCAGTTTTGGCTTTCCACCCATACCCTTTCACCTTGGGGACTCCCGGATCTAGTTTTTGGTAGTATCATTATTGGCTACGCAGGTAAACGTCTCGGTGTAGGAATAGACGACTATCTACTTGGTGTGCTGCCGTTATTGTTCAGCTTGGTGATTCTGTACAGCCTGTGGTTTATGCTGGGAGCGACGA from Nostoc sp. UHCC 0926 includes these protein-coding regions:
- a CDS encoding ABC transporter permease, giving the protein MQRYLKVLRLFWTAAIAAELEYRINFFIATLSSLGNLVGSLFGLFLFYRTGYTFSGWSWEAALVVLGIFTLLQGFSATFLASNLNRIVRHVQEGTLDFILLKPIRSQFWLSTHTLSPWGLPDLVFGSIIIGYAGKRLGVGIDDYLLGVLPLLFSLVILYSLWFMLGATSIWFVKVYNVTEVLRGLLEAGRYPIAAYPTAYRFFFTFVMPVAFLTTVPAQALLGRSEISWLIGAAILAVALFLVSTWFWRFALRFYTSASS
- a CDS encoding DedA family protein — its product is MHLDLPQLVKSIGYLGVWAIVFAESGLLIGFFLPGDSLLFTAGFVASQNLLNIWVLIFGAFICAVLGDNVGYFTGHKFGRRLFSKEDSWLFHKKHLVKTQNFYEQHGKKTIVLARFLPIVRTFAPIVAGIGAMHYRTFMSYNLVGGFLWTFGITILGFFLGKSLPPEQVDKYLLPIIGLIIVISLVPSIIHVIQENRANKS
- a CDS encoding LysR family transcriptional regulator, with translation MNKIKLEDITLNHIKILKAVDDCGSFSKAGQKLGYSQALISKKVKQIEDYFGVVLLNRSPGSICLTNKGKKLISQTLNLVETVENLQEEFQATFSTEGEDLILGATNLILEVWLKQYLQRFQLCFPGRNIKEIAVQNSIFFSNSQLIEMDLLLNSCSGYKEKHHCTRLTTHKMLLVSFGANKHLNKHSLIKINDIDLPDVVLLDAVHQELSKNEFMMNKLSSVKVLYSYQDVLKYASENQKLTIVPDFCQADIISKYKALTLTIQDVNEYGIYLHVPHFSELLISAESLVRSFRLDRDNLESLPNVNLILGSCSSKEENVLRIGIQRDSIGQFIAGYGTKYISDLQRASSSLEQPIFKNIEINRDFELQILPFASGEQMNRQMKRGELDICILDDISLLNNGSQFFDDLSFGSKLIGIASYNLLGEDINIILPKDSSINTIQELKGKRISTLFGSNAHRFIITLFDLYDMDVSKDCRLVNEDPRKASKSLANKTIDAYVCCHTFASILEGYAFVRKLPLSQTVSLRIPSIRGIVCRSQFIKENPKIVVAYLHDLVVANYWFNSSPMNAADLLTKVTDVRKTQVNQFFNPVFGNRIDPTLKPQWSWLLKTLNRRLEGKYGISLFDVDFWIDDYFLRLVYNLLNLDYHFHQVSFASEFSSSYFVEEQFSRHMKVLYNKYDLLLQDSMAIAPQSKPNQ
- a CDS encoding LLM class flavin-dependent oxidoreductase, producing the protein MPLQFGIWSPVCGGWLRVVNHEANLSTQDLVKLAVQADELGYHFYYIPEHYLNAVHGPNYNVTDAWVTAALTSLNTKNIKIVAAVQPGFKLPAVVAKLSADIQNQLSNGRFALSGIAGWWKLEVESYGDIWLPHSDRYARLEEYIDVIKGLWTVEAFNYVGKYYTIAGGILSDKPTPTPPIFIAGESDRAIDLAARQGDYLFINADHPEKTAALVQKVKRLASDRYQRQIKVAMSAFAIVREHTAEAEARLSAIYRSADQQQIKYFQEQIDPNVVAHNKLDISQTIEANLGLSAQLVGDRYTVIQRLKEYEAVGVDLIVLKFESMLEDTIRFHKLVISEYTQQNSLIAL